From Thermoflavifilum aggregans, a single genomic window includes:
- the yajC gene encoding preprotein translocase subunit YajC, with protein sequence MPFVATFLMVGQNGQANPSFSLIFMLAIILVMWLFLIRPQAKKAKLQKQFSDSIKVGDKVVTIAGIHGRVNKINDDNTLQIEIAPSTYMTIERSAVSMEYTQEMQKRSGAAQK encoded by the coding sequence ATGCCATTCGTAGCTACATTCCTCATGGTAGGACAAAACGGACAAGCCAATCCCTCGTTTAGCCTGATTTTCATGCTGGCCATTATCCTGGTCATGTGGCTGTTTTTAATCAGGCCTCAAGCAAAAAAAGCCAAACTACAAAAACAATTCAGCGATAGTATTAAGGTTGGTGATAAGGTTGTAACCATTGCGGGCATTCATGGGCGGGTCAATAAAATTAACGACGATAATACCCTGCAGATTGAAATTGCCCCCAGCACGTACATGACCATTGAGCGTTCGGCTGTTTCCATGGAATACACCCAGGAGATGCAGAAACGCAGCGGTGCGGCACAGAAATAA
- a CDS encoding DUF1573 domain-containing protein, whose product MHAYIRMLMVGFTGMWMACGSPAGTPQAENQQLGQAKISWQDTLADLGTIKEGADVTYTFTFKNTGNADLQIQQVIPSCGCTVADVPSVPVHPGQQGHIVIHYHSAGQTGEQTKQITIVSNALPAKQSLYLKARIIQP is encoded by the coding sequence ATGCATGCGTATATCCGAATGCTGATGGTGGGATTTACAGGTATGTGGATGGCCTGTGGTTCACCAGCCGGTACTCCGCAGGCAGAAAATCAACAGCTGGGCCAGGCTAAAATTTCCTGGCAAGATACCTTGGCAGATCTCGGAACAATAAAAGAAGGTGCTGACGTGACATATACCTTTACTTTCAAAAACACAGGCAATGCGGATCTGCAGATTCAGCAGGTGATTCCGTCATGCGGCTGCACTGTTGCAGATGTTCCCTCCGTGCCTGTTCATCCCGGTCAGCAGGGACATATCGTCATACACTATCATTCTGCCGGCCAGACAGGGGAACAAACCAAACAAATAACCATTGTCAGCAATGCTCTTCCCGCAAAGCAATCACTGTATCTAAAAGCACGTATCATTCAACCATAG